One Pseudomonas sp. HOU2 genomic window carries:
- the minC gene encoding septum site-determining protein MinC: MSQNESPDRDPVFQLKGSMLAITVLELSRNDLDSLDRQLAAKVAQAPNFFSNAPLVLALDKLPPGEGAVDLPGLMRVCRQHGLRTLAIRASRIEDIAAAIAIDIPVLPPSGARERPLEAPEPEVKKKPEKPPEPTVKATRVITTPVRGGQQIYAQGGDLVVVSSVSPGAELLADGNIHVYGPMRGRALAGVKGDTKARIFCQQLSAELISIAGHYKVSEDLRRDPLWGSGVQVSLSADVLNIIRL; the protein is encoded by the coding sequence GTTCCAGTTGAAGGGCAGCATGCTGGCCATCACGGTGCTGGAACTGTCCCGCAACGACCTCGACAGCCTTGATCGGCAACTGGCCGCCAAAGTCGCCCAGGCGCCGAATTTCTTCAGCAATGCGCCGCTGGTCCTGGCGCTGGACAAACTGCCGCCCGGCGAAGGCGCGGTCGATCTGCCCGGCCTGATGCGCGTGTGCCGCCAGCATGGCCTGCGCACCCTGGCGATCCGCGCCAGCCGTATCGAAGATATCGCCGCCGCCATCGCCATCGACATCCCGGTGCTGCCGCCGTCCGGCGCTCGTGAGCGACCGCTGGAAGCGCCGGAACCGGAAGTCAAAAAGAAGCCGGAAAAGCCGCCGGAGCCGACCGTCAAAGCGACCCGCGTTATCACTACGCCAGTACGTGGTGGCCAACAGATATATGCCCAGGGTGGCGATCTGGTGGTGGTGTCCTCGGTCAGTCCGGGGGCGGAACTTCTGGCCGATGGCAACATCCATGTATACGGCCCGATGCGCGGTCGCGCACTGGCCGGCGTCAAAGGCGACACCAAGGCCCGGATTTTCTGTCAGCAATTGAGCGCTGAACTGATCTCCATCGCCGGGCATTACAAGGTTTCCGAAGATTTGCGCCGCGATCCACTGTGGGGCTCCGGCGTCCAGGTCAGCCTGTCGGCCGACGTGTTGAACATCATTCGGCTTTAA